The proteins below come from a single Algiphilus sp. genomic window:
- a CDS encoding cyclopropane-fatty-acyl-phospholipid synthase family protein, whose product MVSESTQAVITHYERRHEIRGNVFGQQPYANYGYWTRPGLTIEQASEALTDLVAASAGLGRDDHVLDVGCGYGAGAVKFVQRYAVDHVTGIDVTPVRIASGHDYVAQHGLSSSITLQEGDATNMAFEAASFDKLVSVECAFHFDTRVDFLREAARVLKPGGTLALTDIIPRRGANPDDYLLGERTTHSNVCLDMPVNAYDAEVYAGHLREAGFDLVQIISILEWTRIPFADALQRVADASEGERAEAITRMVMRIRQLVELGEDYVLVVARRAP is encoded by the coding sequence ATGGTCAGTGAAAGCACGCAGGCGGTCATCACCCATTACGAGCGCCGGCACGAGATCCGGGGCAACGTCTTCGGTCAGCAGCCCTACGCCAACTACGGCTACTGGACGCGCCCGGGCCTGACCATCGAGCAGGCTTCCGAAGCACTCACCGACCTGGTCGCGGCCTCGGCCGGACTGGGGCGGGATGATCACGTTCTCGATGTCGGATGCGGCTACGGCGCCGGCGCGGTGAAGTTCGTGCAGCGCTATGCAGTGGATCATGTCACCGGCATCGACGTCACACCGGTGCGCATTGCATCCGGTCATGACTACGTTGCCCAGCACGGGTTGAGCAGCAGCATCACGCTGCAGGAAGGGGACGCGACGAACATGGCCTTCGAGGCGGCGTCCTTCGACAAGCTGGTGTCGGTGGAGTGCGCCTTCCACTTCGACACGCGGGTCGACTTCCTCCGCGAGGCGGCACGCGTACTCAAGCCCGGCGGAACCCTCGCGCTTACCGACATCATTCCCCGCCGCGGCGCCAACCCGGACGACTATCTGCTGGGTGAGCGCACCACGCACAGCAATGTCTGCCTGGACATGCCGGTCAACGCCTACGATGCCGAGGTCTATGCCGGGCACCTGCGTGAAGCCGGCTTCGACCTGGTGCAGATCATCTCGATCCTGGAGTGGACGCGCATTCCCTTCGCCGACGCGCTGCAACGCGTGGCCGATGCCAGCGAGGGCGAACGCGCCGAAGCCATCACGCGCATGGTGATGCGCATCCGCCAGCTGGTGGAACTCGGCGAGGACTACGTGCTGGTGGTGGCGCGGCGCGCTCCCTGA
- a CDS encoding Calx-beta domain-containing protein, translated as MFKRLSRAAFAAALLAGVVPATMAQENVCSLSGGTFNCTVSSQDDLEAALLAIQNNDNEAVEEYVVSFAPPEDRGFIRLTATNDGEDTAIRLTGDANPVCADDEADNARAGAALCVDAPIRFRGANPETGGRVILTTRLVTDDPDSDFGDAFLAAFGDFFPFLPEPDGPVPCFEGVPAEASPRIFSFEREGDFILENLFLCDANIVGSGAAVQLSADSAAFLDLDRVFALNNHADGSGGAVYIDGAPHSVRVRNSSFSGNTAGTIGGGLHVAAGRATIVETTIGAYRGLGPGIDPEGNLGGNRAAEAGGGIAVSDSGPADADDGAPLLRGAIDLENVSIIDNIVSGGTVLGGAGVAVSYAAKFGEDAPVYGLSSSINSTIALNTIEGADGDSAVLVRVDNAAAAIPAVFPGTPDRPFVANIVAANERVDGDTVTPLTDPAALPGDVGFEDNLLTGERIDVFQGGPARGITSRGPVLPSVLPIAYDSPARDAALTPIAVPNDQRGADAQGDARDIGAYEFAGFGAVQFAPALERGFTVFEPPFDQDAEPDAAAIDADIALSRVGNTDTAISVTLRTVDGTVSGADGAGSIESGSATPDQGLILRDYAPQETELTFAAGATEASGTVTVRPDELLEAEETAKLLVSRPTIQREVLPGETLAIADADLDIREPIDISDGDDRPVSLVAQPCLPTTAADSAADCLSDLLIIRDRELVRLVSQNVSVNPPDPGVESRLEGDTLVLSNVPRGSTVTAPLRRLGPADFAGSVRCRTATAAGNGDNPATAGEDFLGVDRRVTFPSGEALAQRECAVDLIDNPEIFTNEGTAFAFEFVEPAGRNPDLDDLDSNPGLQVGTPSRIRIEIAPSDADPAITTRYEFAQGSDTVFVVDQGDPQIIVRRLGIAFDEDSNYSVTASISGETDVLGDTSPQTLTWGPDDFADKSITLPVTQTAFEDDRTVMIALSDPRPVGMSQIGTPVEIAVTLRGTVPDEVEPASVALADATVEVAGDRATAGIEVVRSGDPSGTLSVDFATVDGSAEAGEDYEATTGTVSWAAGETGTKTIIVPVVPADGFRPQRDFEVELSNLSGTALDEGEVSLTPPTTATVVLQAAGVQPEVAMADASISVAPDRTTATIEVERSGDPSGTLMVDFATFNGSATAGTHYEATTGTVEWADGEGGTKVIEVPVQALAGGFRPERDFRVDLSNVRGTAVSEGFLTLEEPDSTTVVLEQFGTPAYSVSPTQTTLQAPFFEQTVLVSINARPSVATTFAISADNGVTPSPAALTFQPGGSLTREVVISLPSIPDENETATVTIDPQSGDAAFTALAARTVAVTIDVSGQQQDDGGGDSGGALSLWMMLTLLGGGIASRVRRARGRD; from the coding sequence ATGTTTAAGCGTCTTTCGCGCGCCGCGTTCGCGGCTGCGCTGCTTGCGGGCGTGGTGCCCGCTACCATGGCCCAGGAGAACGTCTGCTCGCTGAGCGGCGGGACCTTCAACTGCACGGTGTCGTCTCAGGACGACCTCGAGGCGGCGCTGCTGGCCATCCAGAACAACGACAACGAAGCGGTCGAGGAGTACGTCGTCTCTTTCGCGCCGCCCGAGGATCGGGGCTTCATCCGTCTGACCGCGACCAACGACGGTGAAGACACGGCGATCCGTCTCACCGGCGATGCCAACCCGGTCTGCGCCGACGACGAGGCGGACAACGCCCGCGCCGGCGCCGCGCTCTGCGTGGACGCGCCCATCCGCTTTCGCGGCGCCAATCCCGAGACCGGCGGTCGGGTCATCCTGACCACGCGCCTCGTCACCGACGATCCCGACAGCGACTTCGGCGATGCCTTCCTCGCCGCGTTCGGCGACTTCTTCCCGTTCCTGCCCGAGCCGGACGGTCCGGTGCCGTGCTTCGAGGGCGTTCCGGCCGAGGCATCGCCGCGCATCTTCTCCTTCGAGCGCGAGGGTGATTTCATCCTCGAGAACCTCTTCCTTTGCGACGCCAACATCGTCGGCAGCGGTGCTGCCGTGCAGCTCAGCGCCGACAGTGCGGCGTTCCTCGACCTTGATCGCGTCTTCGCGCTCAACAATCACGCTGATGGCAGCGGCGGTGCGGTCTACATCGATGGCGCGCCGCACAGCGTGCGCGTCCGCAATTCCAGCTTCTCGGGCAACACGGCCGGCACCATCGGCGGCGGCCTGCACGTCGCCGCGGGTCGGGCGACCATCGTCGAGACCACCATCGGCGCCTATCGCGGACTCGGGCCGGGCATCGATCCGGAGGGCAATCTCGGTGGCAACCGCGCTGCCGAAGCCGGTGGCGGCATCGCGGTCTCCGACAGCGGTCCGGCCGATGCGGACGACGGGGCACCGCTGCTTCGCGGCGCGATCGACCTCGAGAACGTCTCGATCATCGACAACATCGTCAGTGGCGGCACCGTGCTCGGCGGCGCCGGCGTCGCGGTCAGCTATGCAGCCAAGTTCGGCGAGGATGCACCGGTGTACGGCCTGTCGTCGTCGATCAACAGCACCATCGCGCTCAACACCATCGAGGGCGCGGACGGTGATTCGGCCGTGCTCGTCCGGGTCGACAACGCGGCGGCCGCGATTCCGGCGGTGTTCCCCGGAACGCCGGATCGTCCGTTCGTCGCCAACATTGTGGCCGCCAACGAGCGCGTCGATGGCGATACCGTCACGCCGCTGACCGACCCGGCAGCGCTGCCCGGTGATGTCGGCTTCGAGGACAATCTCCTCACCGGCGAGCGAATCGATGTCTTCCAGGGCGGGCCGGCCCGCGGCATCACCTCGCGTGGCCCGGTACTGCCGAGCGTGCTGCCCATCGCCTACGATTCGCCCGCGCGCGATGCCGCACTGACGCCGATCGCGGTCCCGAACGACCAGCGCGGCGCGGACGCGCAGGGCGACGCCCGCGACATCGGCGCCTACGAGTTCGCCGGGTTCGGTGCCGTGCAGTTCGCGCCGGCGCTGGAGCGCGGCTTCACGGTGTTCGAGCCGCCCTTCGACCAGGACGCCGAGCCCGATGCGGCGGCGATCGATGCCGACATTGCGCTGTCGCGCGTCGGCAATACCGACACCGCCATCAGCGTGACCCTGCGCACGGTCGACGGCACGGTCAGCGGCGCCGACGGCGCCGGCTCGATCGAGTCCGGCTCGGCCACGCCGGATCAGGGGCTGATCCTTCGCGACTATGCTCCGCAGGAGACCGAGCTGACCTTCGCCGCCGGCGCGACCGAGGCCAGCGGCACCGTCACCGTGCGGCCCGACGAGCTGCTCGAGGCCGAGGAAACCGCCAAGCTGCTGGTCTCGCGCCCCACCATCCAGCGCGAGGTGCTGCCGGGCGAGACCCTGGCCATCGCCGATGCCGACCTCGACATCCGCGAGCCCATCGACATCTCCGATGGCGACGACCGCCCGGTCTCGCTGGTGGCGCAGCCCTGTCTGCCCACGACCGCGGCCGACAGTGCGGCCGACTGCCTCAGCGACCTGCTGATCATCCGCGACCGCGAGCTGGTGCGGCTGGTGTCGCAGAACGTATCGGTCAATCCGCCCGATCCCGGTGTCGAATCCCGTCTGGAGGGCGACACGCTGGTGCTGTCCAACGTGCCGCGCGGCAGCACGGTGACGGCGCCGCTGCGCCGCCTGGGGCCGGCCGATTTCGCCGGCTCGGTACGCTGTCGCACTGCGACGGCCGCCGGCAACGGCGACAACCCTGCCACGGCAGGTGAGGACTTCCTCGGCGTCGATCGGCGCGTGACCTTCCCGAGCGGGGAGGCACTGGCCCAGCGCGAATGCGCCGTCGATCTGATCGACAACCCCGAGATCTTCACCAACGAGGGCACGGCATTCGCCTTCGAGTTCGTCGAGCCCGCGGGCCGCAATCCCGATCTCGACGATCTCGACAGCAATCCCGGTCTGCAGGTCGGGACGCCCTCGCGGATCCGCATCGAGATCGCACCCAGCGATGCCGATCCGGCCATCACCACGCGTTACGAGTTCGCGCAGGGCAGCGACACGGTCTTCGTCGTCGACCAGGGCGATCCGCAGATCATCGTGCGTCGCCTGGGCATCGCGTTCGACGAGGACAGCAACTACAGCGTGACCGCGAGCATCTCGGGCGAGACCGACGTGCTCGGCGACACTTCGCCGCAGACCCTTACCTGGGGGCCGGACGACTTCGCCGACAAGTCGATCACGCTGCCGGTGACGCAGACCGCGTTCGAGGATGACCGTACCGTCATGATCGCGCTCAGCGATCCCCGTCCGGTCGGCATGTCGCAGATCGGCACGCCGGTCGAGATCGCCGTGACGCTTCGCGGCACGGTACCGGACGAGGTCGAACCCGCCAGCGTCGCGCTGGCCGATGCCACCGTCGAGGTTGCGGGGGACCGTGCCACGGCCGGCATTGAAGTGGTGCGCAGCGGCGATCCGTCCGGAACGCTATCGGTCGACTTCGCTACCGTCGACGGATCGGCCGAGGCCGGCGAGGATTACGAGGCGACGACCGGTACCGTGTCCTGGGCGGCCGGCGAGACCGGTACCAAGACGATCATCGTGCCGGTGGTGCCGGCCGATGGCTTCCGTCCGCAGCGTGACTTCGAGGTCGAGCTCTCGAACCTCTCCGGCACCGCGCTGGACGAGGGCGAGGTATCGCTGACGCCGCCGACCACGGCCACCGTGGTGCTGCAGGCGGCCGGTGTCCAGCCCGAAGTGGCAATGGCCGACGCGAGCATCTCGGTCGCGCCGGACCGCACCACGGCCACCATCGAGGTCGAGCGCAGCGGTGATCCGTCCGGCACGCTGATGGTCGACTTCGCGACCTTCAACGGCAGTGCCACCGCCGGCACGCACTACGAGGCCACCACCGGCACCGTGGAATGGGCCGACGGCGAGGGCGGTACCAAGGTCATCGAGGTACCGGTGCAGGCACTGGCCGGCGGCTTCCGTCCCGAGCGCGACTTCCGTGTCGATCTCTCCAACGTCCGCGGCACCGCGGTCAGCGAGGGCTTCCTGACGCTGGAGGAGCCGGACTCGACGACGGTGGTGCTCGAGCAGTTCGGTACGCCGGCGTATTCGGTCTCGCCGACGCAGACCACGCTGCAGGCGCCCTTCTTCGAGCAGACCGTGCTGGTTTCCATCAACGCGCGTCCCAGCGTTGCCACCACCTTCGCGATCAGTGCCGACAACGGCGTCACACCGTCGCCAGCCGCGCTGACCTTCCAGCCGGGCGGTTCCCTGACGCGGGAAGTCGTGATCAGCCTGCCGTCGATTCCCGACGAGAACGAGACGGCCACCGTGACCATCGATCCCCAATCCGGCGACGCGGCCTTCACCGCGCTCGCGGCCAGGACGGTGGCGGTGACCATCGACGTTTCCGGTCAGCAGCAGGACGACGGCGGCGGTGATTCGGGTGGTGCGCTGTCGCTGTGGATGATGCTGACGCTGCTGGGTGGCGGCATCGCAAGCCGTGTGCGTCGGGCGCGCGGCCGCGACTGA
- a CDS encoding AraC family transcriptional regulator: protein MPTSASARSRRALGYRSPANFTRAFRNWAGVSPGAYRKGDGAD from the coding sequence ATACCGACCTCAGCGTCGGCGAGATCGCGACGCGCCCTGGGCTACCGCAGCCCCGCGAACTTCACGCGGGCCTTCCGCAACTGGGCCGGCGTGTCGCCGGGCGCCTACCGCAAGGGTGACGGCGCGGACTGA
- a CDS encoding alpha/beta fold hydrolase, which translates to MTLGTVRRIRHSGLKANDRVAAWLDNAFDWLFMRGTLVQSGLTGYDTLLEGDPMTLRYYPLPGTSRIELADGGSMAVRRERHAVPLILIPPLGVTGETFDLLPQRSLVRYMAARGFHTYMIDWGRPERRHAHLSLHDYALDMLDDAVREVRRHSGVRPVTLMGWCMGGLLALMYAGARGDRYVRNIVTVASPIDMRSGGLMALASAALNTPSRLIRRFSSFRLHNLNPAHLQTPGWMTTLAFKLTDPVRSVTTYWDLLTRLADRDYVEIHSTMSDYLDHMLMYPAGVARDVLIKLVVDNRLAQGMIDLDGSESAMSEIRANLLVYAGEDDHLVSPATAQRVLDLVSSRDKAFRVAPGGHMGVMLGSEAQQAVWEASAAWLDTRSAVTRRRSRSAEAEQSRRRARARRLAEDPTV; encoded by the coding sequence ATGACGCTGGGCACGGTACGTCGCATCCGCCATTCGGGCCTCAAGGCCAACGACCGCGTGGCAGCGTGGCTCGACAATGCCTTCGACTGGCTGTTCATGCGTGGCACGCTGGTGCAGTCGGGGCTCACCGGGTACGACACGCTCCTCGAGGGCGACCCGATGACGCTGCGCTACTACCCCCTGCCCGGTACGTCGCGCATCGAGCTCGCGGATGGCGGCAGCATGGCCGTGCGTCGCGAGCGCCACGCCGTGCCGCTTATCCTGATCCCGCCACTGGGTGTCACCGGCGAGACCTTCGATCTGCTGCCCCAGCGGAGCCTGGTGCGCTACATGGCTGCGCGCGGCTTTCATACCTACATGATCGACTGGGGCAGGCCGGAGCGCCGCCACGCGCATCTGTCGCTGCACGACTACGCGCTGGACATGCTCGACGACGCCGTGCGCGAGGTGCGCCGGCATTCCGGCGTGCGTCCGGTGACACTGATGGGCTGGTGCATGGGTGGGCTGCTGGCGCTGATGTACGCGGGTGCGCGCGGGGATCGCTACGTGCGCAACATCGTCACCGTCGCCAGCCCCATCGACATGCGCAGCGGCGGCCTCATGGCACTGGCATCCGCCGCCCTCAACACGCCGTCGCGTCTCATCCGCCGTTTCAGCTCGTTCCGGCTGCACAACCTCAACCCGGCACATCTGCAGACACCCGGATGGATGACGACGCTTGCCTTCAAGCTCACAGACCCGGTGCGCAGCGTGACCACCTACTGGGATCTGCTGACGCGACTGGCCGATCGCGACTACGTCGAGATCCACAGCACGATGTCCGACTATCTCGACCACATGCTGATGTATCCGGCCGGCGTGGCGCGCGATGTGCTGATCAAGCTCGTGGTCGACAACCGGCTGGCGCAGGGCATGATCGACCTCGACGGCAGCGAGAGCGCAATGTCCGAGATCCGCGCCAATCTCCTGGTCTACGCCGGCGAGGACGACCATCTCGTATCGCCGGCGACCGCGCAGCGCGTGCTCGACCTGGTCAGCAGCCGCGACAAGGCCTTCCGCGTCGCGCCCGGCGGGCACATGGGCGTGATGCTGGGGAGCGAGGCGCAGCAGGCGGTCTGGGAGGCCAGCGCGGCGTGGCTGGACACCCGCAGCGCGGTGACGCGCAGGCGGTCGCGCAGCGCGGAAGCCGAGCAATCGCGTCGTCGTGCGCGGGCGCGGCGACTGGCCGAGGACCCGACCGTCTAG
- a CDS encoding 2-hydroxychromene-2-carboxylate isomerase, with translation MRTVDWYFDFISPFAYIAFERLHTLPADVRIQYRPVLFAALLDHWGQKGPAEIAPKRQWTFRWCTWLAQQHGIALRAPAVHPFNPLPYLRLCLAADCNPDAIRTIYRAIWTTGADPESPEQHRALADSLGIDPARTADPAIKQALRDGTASAAAAGVFGVPTLRIDGELFWGVDGMAFAADFIRDPAVLDSPGMRAIDALREGSVRRGARGPAG, from the coding sequence ATGCGTACGGTCGACTGGTATTTCGACTTCATATCCCCATTCGCCTATATCGCGTTCGAGCGCCTGCATACATTGCCCGCGGACGTGCGAATCCAGTACCGGCCGGTGCTGTTCGCGGCCCTGCTCGATCACTGGGGGCAGAAGGGCCCGGCAGAGATTGCCCCCAAGCGCCAGTGGACCTTCCGCTGGTGCACGTGGCTTGCGCAACAGCACGGCATCGCGTTGCGCGCGCCGGCAGTGCACCCTTTCAACCCGCTCCCCTACCTTCGGCTGTGTCTGGCCGCGGACTGCAACCCCGACGCCATACGCACCATCTACCGCGCGATCTGGACCACCGGCGCCGACCCGGAATCGCCGGAGCAGCATCGCGCGCTCGCCGATTCACTCGGCATCGACCCCGCACGCACCGCCGACCCCGCCATCAAGCAGGCATTGCGCGACGGGACTGCATCGGCCGCTGCCGCCGGCGTATTCGGCGTACCCACCCTGCGCATCGACGGGGAGCTGTTCTGGGGCGTCGACGGCATGGCATTCGCGGCAGACTTCATCCGCGACCCGGCGGTGCTGGACAGCCCCGGGATGCGCGCCATTGACGCCCTGCGCGAGGGATCGGTGCGACGGGGCGCGCGCGGACCGGCCGGCTGA
- a CDS encoding MMPL family transporter — translation MRSLANVFYRFCLGAPWLVGLLLVALLAAAAWQAQYFKLDASADSLILEGDEDLAYYREIAERYGTQDFLVVTYSPRGERGLFDEATLAHLKRMRDEIAAQPFVDSVLSMLDVPLIESPPMTLREIQDVQRTLLDPGTDIEMAKAEFRTSPFYRSLVMNPEATTTAMLVNLKPDARAQSLLDRREALRRMEREEPDAFGSAEAAELARVEAAYDRRKAEVQGQLQDDIASMRGLLDDYRDEASIFLGGLPMIAADMIDFVRNDIATFGVGVALFILLLLAISFRRVHWVVVPSVICAAAVVVSVGFLGLVDWRVTVVSSNFISLLLILSLSLTIHLVVRYRELHAEAPQSAQHALIRGAVDSKFLPSLFTLLTTAVSFASLAISGIRPVIDFGLMMTVGVCVAFVLTFVIFPTALAPMRPRKPQDVGAASHDLTARINRRLAAMSERAPRVLLIVGVALAGLAAAGIMRLTVENRFIDYFHESTEIYQGLLVIDRELGGTTPMDVVLDPPEWFLEEQEAWEEEDLPDLGGGGLTAESYWYNAHNLRQVAEVHDYLDAQPETGKVLSMATTVRMLAILNGGQWPGDFVLALIQRMAPEQIKETLFDPYMADDGNQVRFSARVIDSDPDLRRDAFLERIRTDLVEKLELEPQQVNITGMMVLYNNVMQSLFRSQVVTLGAVFAAIALMFLLMFRSLRMAAIGVAPTLFAAVVVLGTLGWMAIPLDIMTITIAAITIGIGVDDTIHYCYRFREEVRRSGYEGAIARSHLSVGRAMFYTTLVVTLGFSVLALSNFVPTIYFGLFTGLAMVVALVANLTLLPVLLMRLRPF, via the coding sequence ATGCGATCCCTCGCCAACGTCTTCTATCGCTTCTGCCTGGGCGCGCCCTGGCTGGTCGGGCTGCTGCTCGTCGCACTGCTCGCCGCCGCCGCCTGGCAGGCGCAGTACTTCAAGCTCGACGCCTCGGCCGATTCGCTGATCCTGGAAGGCGACGAGGACCTCGCCTACTACCGGGAGATCGCGGAACGGTACGGCACGCAGGATTTCCTGGTGGTGACGTACTCGCCGCGCGGCGAGCGCGGCCTGTTCGATGAGGCGACGCTGGCGCATCTCAAGCGCATGCGCGACGAGATCGCGGCACAGCCCTTCGTCGATTCCGTGCTCAGCATGCTCGATGTGCCGCTCATCGAAAGCCCGCCGATGACGCTGCGCGAGATCCAGGACGTGCAACGCACGCTGCTCGATCCCGGCACCGACATCGAGATGGCGAAGGCGGAATTCCGCACCAGTCCGTTCTACCGCAGCCTGGTGATGAATCCGGAGGCCACCACCACGGCGATGCTGGTGAACCTCAAGCCGGATGCGCGCGCGCAGTCGCTGCTCGACCGACGCGAGGCGCTGCGCCGCATGGAGCGCGAGGAGCCCGATGCCTTCGGCTCGGCGGAGGCGGCCGAGCTCGCGCGGGTGGAGGCTGCCTACGATCGGCGCAAGGCCGAGGTCCAGGGGCAGCTGCAGGACGACATCGCGAGCATGCGCGGACTGCTCGACGACTATCGCGACGAGGCCAGCATCTTCCTCGGTGGATTGCCCATGATCGCCGCGGACATGATCGATTTCGTGCGCAACGACATCGCCACCTTCGGCGTGGGCGTGGCCCTGTTCATCCTGCTTCTGCTCGCGATCTCGTTCCGCCGCGTGCACTGGGTGGTGGTGCCATCGGTGATCTGTGCCGCCGCCGTGGTCGTCTCGGTCGGCTTCCTGGGGCTGGTGGACTGGCGCGTGACCGTGGTGTCGTCCAACTTCATCTCGCTGCTGCTGATTCTCAGTCTCTCGCTGACCATCCACCTGGTGGTGCGCTACCGCGAGCTGCATGCGGAAGCGCCACAGAGCGCGCAGCACGCCCTGATACGCGGCGCCGTGGACAGCAAGTTCCTGCCGTCCCTGTTCACGCTGCTCACCACGGCGGTTTCGTTCGCTTCGCTCGCGATCAGCGGCATCCGTCCGGTGATCGACTTCGGGCTGATGATGACCGTGGGCGTATGCGTCGCCTTCGTGCTCACGTTCGTGATCTTCCCGACGGCACTGGCGCCGATGCGGCCGCGCAAGCCGCAGGATGTCGGTGCCGCGAGCCACGACCTCACGGCACGGATCAACCGCCGCCTTGCGGCAATGAGCGAGCGCGCGCCGCGTGTGCTGCTGATAGTGGGCGTGGCGCTGGCCGGGCTCGCCGCCGCCGGCATCATGCGGCTCACGGTCGAGAATCGCTTCATCGACTATTTCCACGAGTCCACCGAGATCTACCAGGGACTGCTGGTGATCGATCGGGAGCTGGGTGGCACCACACCGATGGATGTCGTGCTCGATCCGCCCGAGTGGTTTCTGGAGGAGCAGGAAGCCTGGGAGGAAGAGGACCTGCCGGACCTGGGCGGCGGTGGACTGACCGCGGAGAGTTACTGGTACAACGCGCACAATCTGCGCCAGGTCGCGGAGGTCCACGATTACCTCGATGCGCAGCCCGAGACCGGCAAGGTGCTCTCGATGGCCACCACCGTGCGCATGCTGGCGATCCTCAACGGTGGGCAGTGGCCGGGTGACTTCGTGCTGGCGCTGATCCAGCGCATGGCGCCCGAGCAGATCAAGGAGACCCTGTTCGACCCGTACATGGCCGACGACGGCAATCAGGTCCGGTTCTCGGCTCGCGTCATCGACTCCGACCCCGATCTCCGCCGCGATGCCTTCCTCGAGCGCATCCGGACCGATCTGGTCGAGAAACTGGAACTCGAACCGCAGCAGGTCAACATCACCGGGATGATGGTGCTCTACAACAATGTCATGCAGAGCCTGTTCCGTTCGCAGGTGGTGACGCTGGGTGCCGTCTTCGCGGCCATCGCGCTGATGTTCCTGTTGATGTTCCGCTCGCTCCGCATGGCCGCCATCGGTGTGGCACCGACACTGTTCGCGGCGGTCGTCGTGCTCGGCACGCTCGGCTGGATGGCGATCCCGCTCGACATCATGACCATCACCATCGCCGCCATCACCATCGGCATCGGTGTCGACGACACCATCCACTACTGTTACCGGTTCCGCGAGGAGGTGCGCCGGTCGGGCTACGAGGGCGCCATAGCGCGCTCCCATCTCAGCGTAGGGCGCGCGATGTTCTACACCACGCTGGTGGTCACGCTCGGCTTCTCGGTCCTGGCGCTCTCCAATTTCGTGCCCACCATCTACTTCGGTCTGTTCACCGGACTGGCGATGGTGGTGGCGCTGGTGGCCAATCTGACGCTTCTGCCCGTGCTGCTCATGCGCCTGCGGCCCTTCTGA
- a CDS encoding NADP-dependent oxidoreductase yields the protein MTEPLQRLRNQRFLLAQRPQGEPGPDTWTYDEVSVTAPGEGEVLVRNAYVSVDPAMRGWMNAGKSYVPPVGIGDVMRAYAGGTVVASRHPDFAEGDTVTGVLGVQAYAVAPGRALRAVDTAIAPLPVYLGVLGMTGMTAYFGMLDVGEHREGDVVVVSGAAGAVGSVAGQIAKIRGSFVVGIAGGPEKCRYVVDDLGFDACIDYKSEDVRQRLAALCPGGVDLYFDNVGGTILDDVLTQLALHARIVICGAISQYNAGAVHGPVNYLQLLVMRATMRGMVIIDFADRYAEAAQAMGAWLAEGRLRHHEDIVDGIEQFPDALMRLFRGQNVGKLLLRLNPA from the coding sequence GTGACCGAACCACTGCAGCGCTTGCGCAACCAGCGCTTCCTGTTGGCGCAGCGGCCGCAGGGTGAGCCCGGACCGGATACATGGACATACGACGAAGTATCCGTGACCGCGCCGGGCGAAGGCGAGGTCCTGGTACGCAATGCCTATGTGTCGGTCGATCCGGCCATGCGCGGGTGGATGAACGCGGGCAAGTCCTACGTGCCGCCGGTCGGCATCGGCGACGTCATGCGCGCCTATGCGGGAGGCACGGTGGTGGCGTCACGCCATCCCGATTTCGCCGAGGGCGACACCGTCACCGGTGTGCTCGGCGTGCAGGCCTATGCGGTGGCTCCGGGCAGGGCGCTGCGTGCGGTCGATACCGCGATCGCGCCGCTTCCGGTCTACCTCGGCGTGCTCGGCATGACCGGCATGACGGCCTACTTCGGCATGCTCGATGTCGGGGAGCACCGCGAGGGTGACGTGGTGGTGGTCTCCGGTGCCGCGGGTGCGGTCGGCTCGGTCGCCGGTCAGATCGCCAAGATCAGGGGCAGCTTCGTGGTCGGCATCGCGGGCGGCCCGGAGAAGTGCCGCTACGTGGTCGACGATCTCGGTTTCGATGCCTGCATCGACTACAAGTCCGAGGACGTCCGGCAGCGGCTCGCCGCGCTTTGTCCGGGCGGCGTCGATCTGTACTTCGACAATGTCGGCGGAACGATACTCGACGATGTCCTCACCCAGCTCGCCCTGCATGCGCGCATCGTCATCTGCGGTGCCATCTCGCAGTACAACGCCGGCGCCGTGCACGGTCCCGTGAACTATCTGCAGCTGCTCGTCATGCGGGCGACCATGCGCGGCATGGTGATCATCGACTTCGCCGACCGATACGCCGAAGCGGCGCAGGCGATGGGGGCATGGCTGGCCGAGGGGCGTCTCCGGCACCACGAGGACATCGTGGACGGGATCGAGCAGTTCCCCGACGCGCTCATGCGCCTGTTCCGCGGGCAGAATGTCGGCAAGCTCCTGTTGCGACTGAATCCGGCGTGA